The following are encoded in a window of Castanea sativa cultivar Marrone di Chiusa Pesio chromosome 5, ASM4071231v1 genomic DNA:
- the LOC142636882 gene encoding putative WRKY transcription factor 40, with amino-acid sequence MDYSSWRRSTCLDLNVNVASVPNEEMESNFIDFERKLSVKQETGALVEELSRVSAENRKLTEMLTVMCENYNALRSQLMDYMSRNPEKELSPSRKRKSESSNNINNNANGTNGNSESSSTDDESCKKPREGTIKAKISRSYVKTEASDTSLVVKDGYQWRKYGQKVTRDNPCPRAYFKCSFAPSCPVKKKVQRSVEDQSILVATYEGEHNHPHPSQLEATSGSNRCVTLASLPCSASLSSSGPILTLELTKSKSSTNDIKPSKPKIDSPEIKQFLVEQMASSLTKDPNFTAALAAAISGRMLHQNQTEKW; translated from the exons ATGGATTATTCTTCATGGAGAAGAAGTACTTGCTTGGATCTTAATGTTAATGTTGCTTCTGTACCG AACGAAGAGATGGAAAGCAATTTTATAGACTTTGAAAGGAAGCTCTCAGTTAAACAAGAG ACTGGTGCTTTGGTGGAGGAATTGAGTCGAGTGAGTGCAGAAAATAGGAAGCTAACTGAAATGCTAACAGTGATGTGTGAGAACTACAACGCTTTGCGAAGCCAGTTGATGGATTATATGAGCAGGAACCCCGAAAAGGAGCTTAGCCCCTCAAGGAAAAGAAAGTCTGAAAGTAGTaacaacattaataataatgccAATGGAACTAATGGCAACTCAGAGAGCAGCTCAACTGATGATGAATCATGCAAGAAACCTAGAGAAGGGACAATCAAGGCAAAAATCTCAAGGTCTTATGTCAAGACTGAAGCATCTGATACTAGCCTT GTTGTGAAGGATGGATATCAGTGGAGGAAATATGGACAGAAGGTCACCAGAGATAATCCCTGTCCTAGAGCTTACTTCAAATGCTCTTTTGCTCCAAGCTGCCCCGTCAAAAAGAAG GTACAAAGAAGTGTGGAAGACCAATCAATTTTGGTTGCCACCTATGAAGGTGAGCACAACCATCCTCATCCTTCTCAACTTGAGGCAACATCAGGCTCCAACCGCTGTGTGACCCTTGCATCACTCCCCTGCTCAGCCTCTCTCAGCTCATCTGGCCCAATCCTCACTCTTGAGTTGACAAAATCTAAATCCAGTACTAATGACATCAAaccatcaaaacccaaaattgatTCACCGGAAATCAAGCAGTTCTTGGTGGAACAGATGGCTTCATCATTGACAAAAGATCCCAATTTCACAGCAGCACTTGCGGCAGCCATCTCAGGAAGAATGTTACACCAAAATCAAACTGAAAAATGGTGA